TTATTCAACATCGAGCCAAGGTAATATTTACGTTAATCATTCATGATCATAAAAATCACATTTCCTTAGTACCATAGTTGTCAATAGTGATCGATGCGCTCGCTATAGCGAATAGTGTAGCGTATAGGTCTAGGCTCGCTATAGGGTCAGTAGCGATAGATAGCGATGGTAGcgacttttaattttttttttttaatataaatagcaattaaatattgCTATAAAATAGCTAGACTTCAGGTTTTTGTTAAATTTACATGTAAAATAGCGTATATAcaatgtttttaaatttttttctagGGTattgctatttataaaatagcgccccgctatttatcgctattcgctatgtagcgaTATAGGTaccttgtcgctattcgccattaacaactatgcttAGTACTTGAATAATCTCATTCTATGTTTTGTGGTGCATATAATACGTTGCTATACTCATGGTTTATATAGGAAGTTGTGCCAAAACGCGTAGTTCAAATGGAAGAGGCCATACAAAACCGTGATTTCCCATCTTTTGCGCGTCTAGCTTGTACAGACAGCAATCAGTTTCATGCAGTCTGCCTTGACACTTACCCTCCTATATTCTACATGAATGACACATCCCATAGGTAAGTTTCTAGTTTTGTATAATAGTTTTAATTGTGAATCAGCACTACAAGAAGCCAAGAATAATAAGTTTAACTTGAAACGGTTATATTATTGCAGAATAATCAGTTGTGTCGAGAAATGGAATCGTGCAGAAGGAACACCTCAGGTCTGTGTTTTTTTCCAAACATAACAAACGTGTATATACATCCATATCTATGCCTGCATATGCATATGTATATACGTAATATTAGAGCGTATGGAGTGTAGACTAACTTTGAGACGCTCTGCAGGTGGCATATACCTTTGATGCAGGGCCAAATGCGGTTATGATTGCACGCAACAGGAAAACTGCCGCACTTCTGCTCCAGAGGCTGCTTTACAACTTCCCTCCACAATCCGATACTAATTTAGACAGGTACGATAATGGAAATTTAGCTAAAATTTAGAGGCTTTATGTAATCTGTTTGATAATTGTTATTTATCTTTGACTCGATAGCTACATAATTGGGGACAAGTCTATACTAAAAGATGCTGGGATTAAGGATATGAAGGACGTGGAAGCGTTGACCCCGCCTCCAGAAGTCAAAGATAGCAGCATTCCACCAGCTCAGAAATCGAAGGGGGATGTTAGTTACTTTATCTGCACGAGACCTGGTGGGGGCCCCGTTGTGCTGTCCGATGAAACTCAGGCTCTTCTGGACCCACTCACTGGCTTGCCCAAATAAGAAGTGCATTTTCAACGTGTTTATTTCCTTGTGTATCATTCGGTTTTCTAATGCTTTTTCCGGAGCTTTGAGTATTTTAGAATGAGATTTGTATGGAGTTGTGTGAGAATACACTTTACCCATTTTTAGGATTATGTACCCAAAACATGTCAACTGAATAATATGTATTGATGATTTTGATAATTTCAACTAGTTGACTAATGCTTGTCAATAATAATACCCTACTAAGATACATATAAAGTTACCAGAAAGCATGAAAAATAGGTAATGGGTAATGACATGTAAGTTACTGTTATGATCACGTGAGTCGAATATGAAGAACACCATCCcgactgaaaaaaaaaaaaaaaaaaaaaaatcttggtTGCATCTTTGATCACTTAGGTCTTATGCAGCCTTCGTATTGTCAAGGGAGTCTTCGTTTTTGTTCCAATAGCTTACGAGAATAGAGCCCATTATGATCTAAACCAAAAGGCGTAGATTTTACTAGTTAGCTATAAAAGAAATTACCAATATGCTGGTTCTTGATTGGGTATATGGACAATAAGAGAGACCGGAATGAAGTGGTGAACCTGGTTTAAATGTGCTGCAATACAGGGAATGATGAGTAAACCCGATTCGCCAAACGTACAACCTAGTTGATCCACCACTGCAACCAGCACCGGTAATGCTTTCTACAAATAATATTACACCcttactaatttaaaaaaaaaacagtttacgACActgttaattaaaaaaatactagCGATAATTTGTTACCTGACTAGCAACTAGTAACAGGGCAGTGGAATTTTCCTTCTTTGCAAAAATCGATTTGCTACCACCAGATAGCGCACACAGGCACCGTATTGATATTGCATTGAAACCTAATAGTATGACGTGAAGAAGTCTGTAGATATTCAAATTAGTTGATGCATAACATATCTGATTTTCTTGTaaagtttctaaaaataaaacaaaatacgCACCGCGGTGagcaagaaaagaaaaaaaaaatgaatgtgTAGAggattcagaaaaaaaaaaaaagaaagaaagaaaagaaaaccaTACATTCCCATGATGACAACTACAAGAAAAGCTGCAGGTTTAACCATTAGAAGCAGGGGCCTTGATCTGCTTACCTGTATCCATGGGACCTGAATAAGATTATGATTTTTAGTAACGCGAGATTGACTTTAAATGAGAAAATACATACCAAGAATGTGATGAGAATAAGAAATTAAAATTTTATCAGCGAAGGTTAGGCTTACCAAACTGAGTAATAATACACTCAGCACGGATAAGAGCTTACGGTTATTGTCAGCAAAATCTGCCAAACCTGCAATACATATGATTTTCGAGAATTAAGAAGACACTCATTAAATATTGAAATATCTAAATAACATGGAGAttaagaagagaaagaaaaattaCCTTTAAAGGATTCCCGAAAAGCCTGTCAAGAAACCAAAAATTACTTTTTTAAACCTGAACATATAACAGGTTTCATACTGTCATCCCACTCTAATATGTACAGTCTAAACCACAATATATGCATGACAATTGCTCTTATGTTCTACCTTTCTACAAGAAAAGGGCATGATACTTCCACTGCATGATTAAGAATTTGTGATATTTGATGCGGTCCCTCAAAGTGGCAACAAAAGGTATTATTACCTTTCCCAAAATCAAAGGTATCAAAAGTGTGAAGATAAGTCGTCTGAACAATTTTCCAGTTGGGACAGTTGCCCCTAGTCCACAAGCTATCAGATTCGATATGGAAAACGGCAGCTACAAAGATACAGTCACCAATTAGTTCTTTCGAGTCTTAGAACAGAGAAAAATAAGTTCACAGCTTTTTACTTACAATAATAATAGCTAACAAACTAGATGTTACGGTCATTGCAAGAGCCAATGCAGCATTTCCTCCAGCAAGCTGCATTTGTGGGTCGAAACACAGTCAACTATATTATCAAAAATACAATGATGCAAAGCTTCATAGTAATTAAATGAATTTACTATAACAATTAACAACCCGGGTTAGAGCAACTCCACTTGATAATGTTGTAGGCATACAGCTAAAAAGAGCGAGGCCTTAAAGGAAAAAAAGTACAAATAAGCAAATCGTTAATGCTAGGAAAAGAAAAACAATTATGACTGATGATTGATGATGAACACACCCGTAACAAATTCTTGAGGTTGGAGATGAAGTTGCAGGATAATTCTGGAAAGGTTGGGAGTCAACAATAAAATAGAGACCTGCAGTGACAATAATGTAAAAAGTATTGAAACTTCTCTATCATGCCTAATTATAACAGTGATTAAAACTCATTGGTTACAGTTAAATCAAACAAAACTTATAACAAGTTAATAACCAAAGTGACACTAAATAATTTGAGTTCATACTAGCCCGAAGAGTCCAACGGGCCAAGCTTCTGCAGCTGCACTAATATCCTCGCTACGAAGCGTCAATCCTGTATCATGAAAAGGCAGAGAATAAGCTGATTAAGAGTAAAGCTAGCAGTAGCTACTAGCTAATACTCTTAGCTTCTTGCCTGATATGATAAATATCCCAAAAGCGCTAACTTTAGATAACTGATATCTATGAGCAATACAACCAGGAACCGGATTTGCAAGGCCCAATGCTACTCCTCCAACAAGAGCTGCACAATATCAAACATACTAGATATCTTAATAAATAACGTTGGCTGAACATATCATAATTAACTGAAGCATTCAAATAGACGAAGCGTATTATATTACCTAGCGGAAGAAAATTGTTAGATGCGAAACTGAATAGAGGTTCTACCACAACTGAAAACCTCAAAATACCAGATTTTCGAGCAGGTAGATCTGCACCGCCATTTCCGTGAATCTGAAACCACATAAATTCAATAAAATGAACAACCAAATAAATGATAATTCTACataaattcaaattcaaattcaaattgaaTTTGAAGTGAAGAAACTGTTCCAATGAGAATAATAAGCATGATAAAAACGAAGGAACCTGATCGGAATTGGTGTGGTTTCTAATGATGAGTGTTGGTGTAATCGAACGAGCCTTCGTGAGTATCAACGAGTTATTGATGACATTGAAGGAGTGTTTGTTAGATTTTGAGTTGAGAGATCGGAGATGAAGGGTTCCGGTGACTGGATTAAGGAGATTGGTTAGGGTTTGAACAGTTCCCGCCATTGGCTGGCTCTCAGGGAACGGTAGCTCACAGCCTCACATTCGCTTTTGGTTGTGTCTTGGAACTGGCAGTTATTCATGAACAGAACAGTTCACATATTAATTTTATATAAGACCCTTTATCTTTTTTGTTTTCACAAACTGACCCTTAAGGATGTTTACTTTTACTTTACCccttttttgtatttatgtttCTATTAATCATACGAGCTAAATATGCATCACAATCTCACAATGCTGTGTACTTATCACTTACACGTTATGTCACATATAATTATTTATAAGATCATTGGTTTCTATGGGCAAACTCGTGTGTGGGTCTCataattttatacattttaagtttttttatattttaaaaaaatattaatttaaggGCCTAATTTTTCTACTCATCTCACACTTATAGATTTTTAAGAATTCTCGGGAAAGGCCCTGAAAGTTTTTATAATAATCGCTTTACGTAAATATTAAAAAAGTTAATCTACACACATTATATTTATTCCTACATAACATTTTTTTAAATTCCAATAACAAATGATAAGTAGTTTCATGTAATGAAAGAATATAGAATTTTAATAATCATAACTATTCGTtgttggccgccaacagtcctAACTTCAAATATTACCACTgacagtcccaactattaacatattggccccCAATGGACCATGACTAACAAAACCCTAATGTCGTTAGTCTTCCGTTGTCGGAAAAACGTTTTTTGGCTTGAAAACTCCTTTTTGGCCGGAAAGCTCAATcttttcgtcccaaacctctttgtaacaaTATTACAGACATTTGGGAACCTTTTTTCTAGTAAAAGTCTCAATTATTGATAtcgccggaaaactcaactttttggccAGAAAACTCAATATTTTCATCTCAAACCTCTTTataaccttagatcggacctttaggaacctttttctgGCCAAAAACGTTTTCCAACAACCGGAGACTAACgagttagggttctgttagtctgGGTTCAATAGAgaccaatatgttaatagttgagaCTACCAGTGATCATTTTTAAAGTTGAAACTGTTGATGGCTAACGACGAATAGTTAAGATCATTAAAATCAGGCAAGCCCCCTATTATTCTTACTCAATTTTAATCTTTCTAATTGGATTCAAGAGACATAATCAAAATACAAGACGACACGTTGAACAAAACTAGATTATGTTGAttcaaacatattgaaaactaGAATTAACAGCAATAAGTAGTTGAAAACTAGAATTAACAACAATTGCTACTGACTGACTAAACaaggtgtttgggttagcttattttggagcaacttataacttgacttataaaagttaataagttgtttttatagtgtttggtttaacttatttaagttgtttttgtatgtgaaaaagttgtttttgagaagttagaaattctaacttataacttatgacttgtataagttaataagttgtttttgagAAGGAATCTCAAAACATTCACAAACTCAATCGACTAGAACTCTGAATTGTATAAAAGTAGGAAAAAGTCAACCAGAGACTTTTTTTTAAACCTTGAATTGCTACTGCTGGTGGTTGGTTGTCGTCGCCGGAGATGCTTCcattggtggtggtggtttgtgAAGGTGGAGATGTGGAGGTGGTTTGTGAAAGTGGTGGTGATTCAGAAGGTGGAGGTGGTTGTAGGTCGTGGCGGAGACAAACTTTGTAATTATTAAACCACTAGAACCAAATCTGCAATATTTGTAAAAACATAAACCAACCAAGGATTTAACTCATACAATAATCATAATCATGATATGACAAATCACCTTGTTAACATAATTTACACTTTGCCCCTTGGATATTTTCAGATTAAACTTTGTACACAAAGGAACTTAATCTGATAACGAAATTGACTTGAAGATCTCCTTGCATCCTTCACCAATGGCAGCCATAGCTCGGCTGCACTTCCTCCATCACTCATCATCAGTTCTTAAACCCTCCTCTATCTCATCCAAACTTCAACTATCCAATTCATCGTCCTTCTTCTGCAACCCTAATTTCTTACGGAACAACACTCGTATACGCAAGCTCCATCTCACTACTTCACTCTGCTCCAACTCCAATCCCACTCCCGAGGTAGCTTACCGTTATTTATAGATTCAAATTGTTACGTTTACATTTCTTCATGAATCATTATTGTTTATCCGCTTTATTCACTCTCAAAATTGTACTAGTAATAGAGTGATTCTGTTCGATGTTACTGTTTTTGATAGTTGAACACTTACGTTATTCGTGTTAGGATCAATACAAATAGATTTAACGTGCTAAACATAcaaataactattattattactCTACTGTTTTATGAACCAATGCTTCACTTTTTGTAGCATAATTACTATAGCTCAAAACTATAGTAATGATAATTACTGCAGTTATGGACCGGGCGGATCAATACTTTAATATGATGTAAGAGTTTTTTGTTGCAGAATTCTCCAGCCAATGGACCGGGTGGATCAATAGTTGGTGATCTTCTGGACTATCTCAATGAGTCCTGGACTCAGTTTCATGCTACAGGTATGCAATTATAATGCTGTTGTTTGGAATTTTGTTACATCTaaatatattgtttgaatatTGATAAATTTACAGATAAATGCATTATGCATTTATGATACGTCTAGTTGAAAATCTCACAATCCTTGTGTAAATATTATTAGTTGTTTTCACTAGTTGATAAGAGGAGGTTGAATGATCATTATcttaataatatttttgtgaatcTATAGCGGAAGCAAAACGACAACTGGTTGCTGCTGGATTCCATCATCTCAGTGAGAATGATGACTGGGAGCTTAAACCTGGTGGACGCTACTTCTTCACTCGGAACATGTCCTGTTTAATTGCCTTCGCCATTGGAGAAAAGTGATTCACCATTGTTTTCGTTCACCGTTTAGTTTTCTATTACCTTTATTAGGTTAATGTTTTGATTATTGAATAGTTCAGTTTTTCAGGTACTCTGTTGGTAATGGTTTCTATGTAATTGCCGCACACACCGACAGCCCGTGTCTGAAATTGAAGCCGAAATCTGCACTGTCGAAATCCAACTATCTTATGGTAAATGTGCAAACGTATGGTGGTGGATTATGGCATACTTGGTTTGATAGAGATTTAAGTGTAGCTGGAAGAGTTATATTGAGAGCCAGCGACGGCTCGTTTCAACAAAAGTTAGTCAAAGTCAAAAGACCTCTTTTACGAGTGCCTACACTTGCCATTCATCTTGACCGGTTTGTTTGCTATTTTCTCTCCTTGCTTTATAGAATAAACTATATATGTGAATATAATAATATATTCATTAGCTCAATCTCTTTGTTGTTTTTCTTATAGTACGGTTAACCAGGACGGTTTTAAGCCTAATTTGGAGACTCACCTTAACCCATTATTAGCAACAAAACATGACGATGCATCCCCAGATGCAAAAGATAAAAGTAAATCCTATCATCATCCTCTACTCATGCAGGTAATAGAAATCATGTTTTTTTGGGTGTATTATTGATggaagagtaaaatgtcattttcgtccatgaggtttggccaCCTtcgcgactttcgtccaaaggtttgtttttccgcatccaGACCCAAACTcccaaaggtttgaaatcttgccattatGATCTGACTCGTTAACTACATCCATTTTTTAACGTCAAGTCATGGGTATTTTttcgtctttttagacatttttttggtgatgattaaagggtttgggtgggtagaaagtcaacagaggtgaatctttatttcttatagtgtttcttattttaataaaaaatgtctaaaagacggaaatgcccctcatttaacggagaaaaatggatggagttaacgagtcggatgaaaatgacaagattttaaaccttttggatccagacgcggataaaacaaacctttggacgaaagtcgcaaaagtggccaaacctcagggacgaaaatggcattttactcttgaTGAAAAGATGGTTGCTTTTTGTACCAATTTTGTTTaatggtttatttttttttaattttagatcTTATCAGAGGAGTTGGGGTGTGAAGTTGATGACATAGCGAACATTGAACTAAACATATGCGATACACAGCCTAGCTGTCTTGGAGGTGCAAACAACGAGTTTATATTTTCTGGACGATTAGACAATCTTGCTTCGAGTTTTTGTGCACTCAGAGCTCTTGTTGACTCATGCGGGCCCAAAGATTTATCAGCCGAGCATGCAATTAGAATGGTAGCACTTTTTGATAATGAAGAGGTACTTCAGTTCAATTTCCCGCTTTTTTACTGTTGAACAGTACTCAACTTAAATGCGAAGATTTGATACCAATCATTTCCACTGTTGTATAGGTTGGTTCTGATTCAATGCAAGGTGCTGGTGCACCAACAATGTTTCAAGCCATGAAGCGGATAATCGACTCCTTGGCTAATCAGTACATTAGGGAGAGCATCGTTGAACGTGCAATTCGTCAATCGTTTCTTGGTTTGTAACTCGTAGAAACTTCATTTTGTTATTTTATATTGCATCAACGTGTGTAATAAGGTATTAGAATCTACACTTCAAGTGAACAAAATATATCTTGTTGCAGTTTCTGCTGACATGGCACATGGAGTTCACCCTAATTTTATGGACAAGCACGAAGAACACCATCGACCAGAATTGCACAAGGGTCTCGTGATAAAGCATAATGCCAATCAACGCTATGCCACCAGTGGAACGACTGCTTTCCTTTTTAAAGAAGTCGGTAAAATTCATAATCTTCCAACTCAGGTAATTATTTGTTACTGTAATTAGTGTTTTCGTTAATTTTTAATACAGTTAAAGTGCACGAAACGGGACCCCCTCTGTAATCTCCAAGAAGCCAACTAAATTTGTTTGACCTTATATGCAGGACTTTGTGGTAAGAAACGATATGGGATGTGGGTCCACTATAGGTCCTATACTTGCTTCTGGAATTGGTATCCGTACGGTTGATTGTGGCATTCCTCAGCTTTCCATGCACAGGTAATAAATCCGACCTGCATTATAAATGACCCGTTTTGATACAATGATACGTTACCAagaaatattttttaaatattttgggtttttttttaatgAGTGCAGTGTAAGAGAGATATGTGGAAAGGAAGACATAGATATCGCCTACAATCATTTCAAGGCATTTTACCAAACATTCTCAAGTGTTGACCGAAAACTGAATGTTGACTAGTTACTTCCCACCAAGATTTTAGGAACAAAACACATGTATGACAAACCGATAGCTCTACTTTTCTACATTCTTTTTATTTGTCAAGAAAACTGTATTTTTTTTAAGATCTGGAGAATAAATGTCAAGAAAAGTGTTGACCGAAAACTGAATGTTGACTAGTTACTTCCCACCAAGATTTTAGGAACAAAACACGGTTGACAACcaaggttttgtaaaacttgcAAATCCTGCGCTTTGGTGTTGCTGGATTTGTTCTCTCTCTGGGAACTGGAACTGGAAATGAGTTGGAGGTTGAGTTGGTGTTTTGAACAGTTGACTGAGTTTCCGCTTCAACTCAGTCAACAGAGCCTGGTTCTCCCGGTTCAACTGTTGACCTTTCTTGCCCCTGAGACAGAGTTAAATGATGTAATAGATAGATTGAACTATTTGACTTGTTAAGTCTAAAGTCAAAGTACCTTTCAGTAAAAAGTTCAATTAGGAAGATTTAGAAGAGGATATATGCAATTATATATGATAATCAAATGATTAATTCTCATTAAAATAACGAGTCACTGACCGTGGGCAAACGGGTCTTTTCTCTTGTCTTCTGATTAATCAAACTATGAGATAAATAAGTGTcacattattaaaaaaatataataaaaagttatagATGGTTTGGAACACATCCAAGTTGTCTTGTAGACTTCTACATGTCCAAACTGTAAAGTTATAACAGAGTCAAATCATTTTATATAgaaaaagtaataattaaactacTTGTAATAAGAACCGAATAGACAAAATACAGACTATTAGTTATGGTGCTTTTGAAGACCCCAGAAAAAACAATAGTTTTGTTAATTATGGGTTATGACCTATTTATACTTTTTGAACATCTGATATCGCCTCTACTTTTGCTTCTAAATCTTTACCTTTGTCCACAATGTGAGAGGAGTACTATCATCTATACATAAACCTTGATATCACTAGTCTACAAACTCTTTAGTTATAACCTATTTTTGTTAATAGATGAGTTTATTTGGGTAAAAAAATATCTTGTTTTTTCGTTCAATTTGGGTTTCTTCTCTAGGGCTGAGCAATTTACGGTTCTGAAACCGCCAGAACCGGGGAACCAAACCGGAACCGCCAGATCCGAACCGTATTGTTGTATTTCGGATCCGGTTCCGGTTCTTAAGTTTGGGAGAAAATGGTTCCCGGTTCGGTTCCGGTTATAACTGACGGTTCTGTTTAAAGAACCACTAGAACCCGTTTGGgtttttaaactttaaataatatatttaaaaaccCTATTAATTCATTTTaactaaaaatattatatttagaaAAATGTATCTAGTACTAAAGAATATTAAAATGGTTTTGACATAATGTTTGAATGAAGTTTTTGTGATGGTAACTTTTGGTTTTCTAAATTGTATACTTCcggtttaaaacattttattgtTGCTACTTTTACTCCGACTAATTTAAATTGTGGATGTTACAACTCTTAGTTATATGTTTTAAACGGTTtattgttttaattgtttttattttgttcTTAGTTTTAGGATTTAATTGACAACCGGTTCCGGCAAGAACCGTTTACGCTAGAACCGTTTAACCCGGTTCCAAACCGAGCTGGAACCGTTAGAATAcggttcggttccggttcttaTATTTAGAATTAAACGGTTCCAGTTCGGTTTAGTCTGGTTCTGAACTGTTGCACAGCCCTACTCTTCTCTGACCATACGTGTCATCTTGGGTCAACTCAAGCTATTACGGCTTATCAATTTTGGTTGCTattataaagtttttttttttttttaacttagaACGGGTCCTGATGGACGAGCACCAGCTCCACCGCCCCAACACCACTGCCACCAACACCATCAACGCTGCAATtcacttaaaatgattaaatgagtTCAGACCAAATTGAGTACAGGTCAAAAGTCAAAAAGAGTTCAGACCAAGTTGAGGGTGTTGTAAAACTGCTCCTTTTGACCCGTACTCAATTTGGTCTGAGCTCATTTTGACTCGTAACCCATTTGGTCACAAGTCATgatattttgacccattacttgAACTCGACCCCTCGTTACCAGGCTTAGTTTTAACTTATCACAAATTATGTCATTTCCTTCTAAAGAACTAGGGCTGGACCATAAAGGCTTGAGCTAGACTCTAAATTCGGCTTTCTGTTCAACAACCTACTTGAGACTTTTTGGCATTTCTGCAGCAGAACAGAATGCTTGTCATTTGTTCATTTTGGCTCATAGGGCCATGGTCCCATATGTCCCAATCCTTAACCGACaatcaacatttttttaaaaGTAAATAA
Above is a window of Helianthus annuus cultivar XRQ/B chromosome 14, HanXRQr2.0-SUNRISE, whole genome shotgun sequence DNA encoding:
- the LOC110890679 gene encoding probable sodium/metabolite cotransporter BASS4, chloroplastic, which translates into the protein MAGTVQTLTNLLNPVTGTLHLRSLNSKSNKHSFNVINNSLILTKARSITPTLIIRNHTNSDQIHGNGGADLPARKSGILRFSVVVEPLFSFASNNFLPLALVGGVALGLANPVPGCIAHRYQLSKVSAFGIFIISGLTLRSEDISAAAEAWPVGLFGLVSILLLTPNLSRIILQLHLQPQEFVTGLALFSCMPTTLSSGVALTRLAGGNAALALAMTVTSSLLAIIILPFSISNLIACGLGATVPTGKLFRRLIFTLLIPLILGKAFRESFKGLADFADNNRKLLSVLSVLLLSLVPWIQVSRSRPLLLMVKPAAFLVVVIMGILLHVILLGFNAISIRCLCALSGGSKSIFAKKENSTALLLVASQKALPVLVAVVDQLGCTFGESGLLIIPCIAAHLNQIIMGSILVSYWNKNEDSLDNTKAA
- the LOC110890681 gene encoding probable aspartyl aminopeptidase, giving the protein MAAIARLHFLHHSSSVLKPSSISSKLQLSNSSSFFCNPNFLRNNTRIRKLHLTTSLCSNSNPTPENSPANGPGGSIVGDLLDYLNESWTQFHATAEAKRQLVAAGFHHLSENDDWELKPGGRYFFTRNMSCLIAFAIGEKYSVGNGFYVIAAHTDSPCLKLKPKSALSKSNYLMVNVQTYGGGLWHTWFDRDLSVAGRVILRASDGSFQQKLVKVKRPLLRVPTLAIHLDRTVNQDGFKPNLETHLNPLLATKHDDASPDAKDKSKSYHHPLLMQILSEELGCEVDDIANIELNICDTQPSCLGGANNEFIFSGRLDNLASSFCALRALVDSCGPKDLSAEHAIRMVALFDNEEVGSDSMQGAGAPTMFQAMKRIIDSLANQYIRESIVERAIRQSFLVSADMAHGVHPNFMDKHEEHHRPELHKGLVIKHNANQRYATSGTTAFLFKEVGKIHNLPTQDFVVRNDMGCGSTIGPILASGIGIRTVDCGIPQLSMHSVREICGKEDIDIAYNHFKAFYQTFSSVDRKLNVD